A genomic stretch from Salvelinus alpinus chromosome 38, SLU_Salpinus.1, whole genome shotgun sequence includes:
- the LOC139566269 gene encoding putative nuclease HARBI1, with protein MKAQNCVFLSALTMACPFVRDVVDEEALVLRRAFRRERVFRDRLDPLAFPDDHLYERYRFSADGIRYLCRLLGPRIKHRTARSHALSVEQMVCVALRFFASGAFLYSVGDAEQLNKATICRTIRSVCLAIKALADVFISFPGHRRLCDIKEEFYRIAGFPNVIGAVDCTHIRIKAPSGAHEADFVNRKSFHSINVQMVCNADCVISNVVAKWPGSVHDSRIFRASEIYQCLSQGEFSGVLLGDRGYG; from the exons atgaaggcccaaaattgtgtgttcctttctgctctgacaatggcatgcccattcgtgcgagatgtggtggatgaagaagcacttgtgctgaggagagccttcaggcgagaaagggtcttcagggaccggttggacccactggccttccctgatgaccatctatatgaaagatacaggttttctgcagatggcatcaggtatctatgcagactactgggtcccaggattaagcaccgcactgcacggagccatgcactgagtgtggagcaaatggtttgtgtggccttgcgcttttttgctagtggagccttcctgtactcagtgggggatgcagaacagctgaacaaggccacaatttgccgcacaataaggagtgtgtgtctggctatcaaagcattagcagatgtcttcatctccttccctggccacagaagactctgtgacatcaaagaggagttctataggattgcag gtttccccaatgtcattggtgcagtggactgcacacacataaggataaaagccccctcaggtgcccatgaggccgattttgtgaataggaaatcctttcacagcattaatgttcag atggtctgcaatgctgactgtgtgatcagcaatgttgtggcaaaatggcctggctcagtccatgactccagaatctttcgggcctctgaaatctatcagtgcctatcacaag gtgaattctctggtgtgttgctgggagacagggggtatggctga
- the LOC139566268 gene encoding myb/SANT-like DNA-binding domain-containing protein 4, which yields MATRAAYFSPSEAQILMEAYEEVKDIIKKKGNTATVIKQREKAWQSIADRLNALNMNGPKRTWQQVKIKYKNILQNAVKKNTHRQGTGGGSPKADLTPAEDMALELNKGRPVLEGIPGGKETSIGSSQDATRFIQVSGSTVFLLEPPAQAPDDADPGEGPSAAATAHDGDDDEEETISLDSRRHEDPDAIQWENQPGNISSQAIRKLYGNHLRRQIELADIDIQYKKKKMENLALESEIKKRTIRKLDLEIKKLERELQEDDTAQNKN from the exons atggcaactagagccgcgtacttttccccgtcggaagcacaaatcctcatggaggcatacgaggaggtaaaagatataattaagaagaaaggcaacaccgccacagtgataaagcaaagagaaaaagcgtggcaaagtattgcagaccgcctgaatgc attaaacatgaacgggccaaaacggacatggcagcaggtcaaaatcaaatacaagaacattctgcagaatg cagtgaaaaagaatacccacagacaaggcacgggtggtgggtcaccaaaggctgaccttaccccagcagaggacatggccttggagctaaataaaggcaggcccgtcttagaggggatccctggggggaaagagacgagcataggttcctcccaagatgccacccgcttcattcaag tgtctggcagcactgtgttcctgttagagccaccagcacaagcaccagacgatgctgatcca ggtgaaggccccagtgcagcagcaacagcacatgatggagacgatgatgaggaggagaccatctctctggattccagaaggcatgag gacccagatgctatacagtgggaaaaccagcctggcaacata agctcacaagctatcagaaagttgtatggcaaccacctccggcgccaaatagaactggcagacatagacattcagtacaagaagaaaaagatggaaaatcttgcactggagtccgaaataaaaaagaggacaattaggaaactggaccttgaaataaaaaaacttgagagggag ctccaagaagatgacacagctcaaaataaaaattag
- the LOC139566421 gene encoding myb/SANT-like DNA-binding domain-containing protein 4 isoform X2, whose product MATRAAYFSPSEAQILMEAYEEVKDIIKKKGNTATVIKQREKAWQSIADRLNALNMNGPKRTWQQVKIKYKNILQNAVKKNTHRQGTGGGSPKADLTPAEDMALELNKGRPVLEGIPGGKETSIGSSQDATRFIQVSGSTVFLLEPPAQAPDDADPGEGPSAAATAHDGDDDEEETISLDSRRHEDPDAIQWENQPGNISSQAIRKLYGNHLRRQIELADIDIQYKKKKMENLALESEIKKRTIRKLDLEIKKLERELQEDDTAQNKN is encoded by the exons atggcaactagagccgcgtacttttccccgtcggaagcacaaatcctcatggaggcatacgaggaggtaaaagatataattaagaagaaaggcaacaccgccacagtgataaagcaaagagaaaaagcgtggcaaagtattgcagaccgcctgaatgc attaaacatgaacgggccaaaacggacatggcagcaggtcaaaatcaaatacaagaacattctgcagaatg cagtgaaaaagaatacccacagacaaggcacgggtggtgggtcaccaaaggctgaccttaccccagcagaggacatggccttggagctaaataaaggcaggcccgtcttagaggggatccctggggggaaagagacgagcataggttcctcccaagatgccacccgcttcattcaag tgtctggcagcactgtgttcctgttagagccaccagcacaagcaccagacgatgctgatcca ggtgaaggccccagtgcagcagcaacagcacatgatggagacgatgatgaggaggagaccatctctctggattccagaaggcatgag gacccagatgctatacagtgggaaaaccagcctggcaacata agctcacaagctatcagaaagttgtatggcaaccacctccggcgccaaatagaactggcagacatagacattcagtacaagaagaaaaagatggaaaatcttgcattggagtccgaaataaaaaagaggacaattaggaaactggaccttgaaataaaaaaacttgagagggag ctccaagaagatgacacagctcaaaataaaaattag
- the LOC139566421 gene encoding myb/SANT-like DNA-binding domain-containing protein 4 isoform X1 — protein sequence MATRAAYFSPSEAQILMEAYEEVKDIIKKKGNTATVIKQREKAWQSIADRLNALNMNGPKRTWQQVKIKYKNILQNAVKKNTHRQGTGGGSPKADLTPAEDMALELNKGRPVLEGIPGGKETSIGSSQDATRFIQVSGSTVFLLEPPAQAPDDADPGEGPSAAATAHDGDDDEEETISLDSRRHEDPDAIQWENQPGNISSQAIRKLYGNHLRRQIELADIDIQYKKKKMENLALESEIKKRTIRKLDLEIKKLEREVRYAFNVHCMLTVTQMY from the exons atggcaactagagccgcgtacttttccccgtcggaagcacaaatcctcatggaggcatacgaggaggtaaaagatataattaagaagaaaggcaacaccgccacagtgataaagcaaagagaaaaagcgtggcaaagtattgcagaccgcctgaatgc attaaacatgaacgggccaaaacggacatggcagcaggtcaaaatcaaatacaagaacattctgcagaatg cagtgaaaaagaatacccacagacaaggcacgggtggtgggtcaccaaaggctgaccttaccccagcagaggacatggccttggagctaaataaaggcaggcccgtcttagaggggatccctggggggaaagagacgagcataggttcctcccaagatgccacccgcttcattcaag tgtctggcagcactgtgttcctgttagagccaccagcacaagcaccagacgatgctgatcca ggtgaaggccccagtgcagcagcaacagcacatgatggagacgatgatgaggaggagaccatctctctggattccagaaggcatgag gacccagatgctatacagtgggaaaaccagcctggcaacata agctcacaagctatcagaaagttgtatggcaaccacctccggcgccaaatagaactggcagacatagacattcagtacaagaagaaaaagatggaaaatcttgcattggagtccgaaataaaaaagaggacaattaggaaactggaccttgaaataaaaaaacttgagagggaggtgagatatgccttcaatgtacactgtatgctaactgtaacacaaatgtattaa
- the LOC139566422 gene encoding putative nuclease HARBI1: MSSSPSLATEDSVTSKRSSIGLQMVCNADCVISNVVAKWPGSVHDSRIFRASEIYQCLSQGEFSGVLLGDRGYGCQPFLLTPFTDPQEAQQAYNHAHARTRARVEMTFGLLKARFHCLHKLRVSPVRACDITVACAVLHNVACLRKERAPRVPPAMDWDNPAIFPDDDSGRLLRDQYVLNYFS, translated from the exons atgtcttcatctccttccctggccacagaagactctgtgacatcaaagaggagttctataggattgcag atggtctgcaatgctgactgtgtgatcagcaatgttgtggcaaaatggcctggctcagtccatgactccagaatctttcgggcctctgaaatctatcagtgcctatcacaag gtgaattctctggtgtgttgctgggagacagggggtatggctgccagccttttctcctgacacctttcacagacccccaggaagcacagcaggcctacaaccatgcccatgccaggaccagggccagagttgaaatgacctttggcctcctgaaggcacgctttcactgccttcacaaattaagggtcagccctgttagggcatgtgatattactgtggcttgtgctgtcctccacaatgtggcctgcctgaggaaggagagggcccccagagtgccaccagccatggactgggacaatccggcaatcttccctgatgacgacagtggtcggctgctgagggaccaatatgtgttgaattattttagttag